Proteins from one Scyliorhinus canicula chromosome 6, sScyCan1.1, whole genome shotgun sequence genomic window:
- the rnaseh1 gene encoding ribonuclease H1, which translates to MWRLSGLVTAFSISMKGRFYYAVRAGRKPGVYATWNECKEQVEKFPSASFKKFATEEDAWSFVGTVASSSEAASAECSGQSKPANEELKLEASSGEKHSLSFDADDEPCTKRYKSAKSFSDSEQKFTYMGDAVAVYTDGCCSGNGQNRARAGIGVYWGPGHSLNLSERLSGRQTNQRAEIVAACRAIEQAKELNIEKLVIFTDSMFTINGITKWIKSWKINGWKPSSGGSVINKEDFQRLDKLTSGINVEWIHVPGHAGFTGNEAADSLAKDGASKPQC; encoded by the exons ATGTGGCGGCTGAGCGGGCTGGTTACGGCCTTCTCGATCAGCATGAAGGGACGGTTTTATTATGCGGTGAGGGCTGGCAGGAAGCCCGGAGTGTACGCAACCTG GAATGAATGTAAAGAACAAGTTGAAAAATTTCCTTCTGCCAGTTTTAAGAAGTTTGCTACTGAAGAAGATGCATGGTCTTTTGTAGGTACTGTGGCTTCAAGTTCAGAAGCTGCCTCAGCAG AATGTAGTGGCCAAAGCAAGCCTGCCAATGAGGAGTTGAAACTAGaggccagtagtggggaaaaGCATTCACTGTCATTTGATGCTGATGATGAGCCATGCACAAAACGTTACAAAAGCGCAAAATCATTCAGTGATTCAGAACAGAAGTTTACCTACATGG GTGATGCTGTTGCAGTTTATACAGATGGCTGCTGTTCAGGTAACGGGCAAAATCGAGCTCGGGCTGGAATTGGGGTGTACTGGGGACCTGGTCACTCCCT AAACCTTAGTGAAAGACTTTCGGGAAGACAGACCAACCAAAGGGCAGAAATAGTT GCAGCTTGTCGTGCAATCGAGCAGGCCAAGGAACTAAATATTGAAAAACTGGTTATTTTCACAGATAGCATGTTTACAATTAATG GCATCACAAAGTGGATCAAATCTTGGAAGATTAATGGCTGGAAGCCTAGTTCTGGAGGATCAGTAATCAACAAAGAGGACTTTCAAAGACTTGACAAATTGACCTCTGGTATAAATGTCGAATGG ATACATGTGCCTGGTCATGCTGGTTTCACAGGAAATGAAGCAGCAGATAGTCTAGCTAAGGATGGAGCCTCCAAGCCACAATGTTAA